ATGGGGCGGATTTCCTTGTTCTGCAAAACGCGAAGAAGCTTCACTTGGGTGTGTAGCGGCATATCGCCGATTTCATCCAGGAAGATGGCGCCACCATCGGCCGCTTCGAACAAACCGATTCGCTCCGCCTGGGCTCCAGTGAATGCGCCTCGGGTATGGCCGAAGAGTTCGCTTTCAAAAAGATTTTCAGGAATGGCGCTGCAGTTTACCGTAATGAACTTGTCGTAAATGCAGGAGACCGCTCTTGCGATAAGTTCCTTGCCAACGCCGGTTTCGCCTTGAATCAATACGGGACCGGAGTTCACCATGGCTTTCAGCACGGATTTACGGAGCTGTTCCATGGCAGGGCTTTTTCCCACCAGCAAGGCCATTCTTTCACGGAAGATTTTACGGGCTTCGATAAATTGACGTAGCTTGGAAATCTTGCTCATCAAGTGAACGCGCAGGTCTGCTGCGTTCATGCTGACGTCTGCATACTTGTTGCAAAGGTAGCCGTAATTTGTAGTGTCTTCCGCATAAGCGAAAATCATGGAATCGGGATTTTTTTCACGAAGGGCGGACAGAGCCTTTTCGTTTTCCTCGGTAAAGGAATCCAGATCCCAAATAATGATGGGGGAGAACGGAATTGTTGTAGTGTAGAGCCCGCTCTCAATAGAATCATAGACGGTTACATCGTAATTCACAGAGGAAAGCACGTCTTGGATGAACGAAGACGTTGAAGTTTCCTTTGTGAAAAAATCGATGAGCATAGTTCGTGATTCGAATTGTTATTTTCCAAGTTCCTTGGAACGGTCGGTGCCAGCGACGACTGCCTTGATGAGGGTGCTGCGGAAAGCGCCTTCTTCAAGAGCGTTGATGCCTGCGATGGTGGTGCCTGCGGGAGAGCATACCATTGCGCAGAGGTCGCTGGGGCTCTTGCCGGACTTCTTCACCAGTTCCACGCTACCTTCGATGGTGCCGAGGGCCAGCTTAAGAGCGACATCGCGGGTAAGACCAGCCTTCACGCCGCCGCGGGTGAGACCTTCAATGAATTCAAATACGTAAGCCGGAGCGCTGCCGGAAAGACCGGTGACTGCGTCCATGAGGCTTTCGGCAACGCGGCAGGTAACGCCGATGTTGCCGAAGATCTTTTCTGCGGTAGCGAGGGTGGCTTCAGTAACGCCATCGGTAGCCAGGCCCACGGAACCCTTGCCCACGGTGAGCGGGAGGTTCGGCATAACGCGGAGAACCTGATTCTTGGTGCCGAGAACATCAATGAGTGCTGCGCGGGTCACGCCAGCCATAATGCTGATGAAAGTCTTGGTGGTCTTGATTGCCTTGACTGCTGTCTTCCATTCTGCGGCGACCAGCTTGAAAATCTGGGGCTTTACGCAAAGGAAGGTAACATCGGCCTTCTTGACGCCTTCGGCAAAGTTCTTGACGCGTACGCAGCCCAGGGCGGTCACTTCGGCTGCAGCCTTGTCGCTGGGGTCGAAGAAGAAAATGGACTTAGGATCGTTACCGGCCTGAAGAAGACCGCGGAGGATTGCACCGCCCATGTTGCCGGTGCCAGCGAAGAAAATTTTATTAACCATAGTTCGTTGTTTTTAAAAAAGTGAAAATTTTCAGTTAATCAGGTAAAAATCAACTTCGTTGATTTTTACCTGACGCTATCCT
The Fibrobacter sp. DNA segment above includes these coding regions:
- a CDS encoding sigma-54 dependent transcriptional regulator: MLIDFFTKETSTSSFIQDVLSSVNYDVTVYDSIESGLYTTTIPFSPIIIWDLDSFTEENEKALSALREKNPDSMIFAYAEDTTNYGYLCNKYADVSMNAADLRVHLMSKISKLRQFIEARKIFRERMALLVGKSPAMEQLRKSVLKAMVNSGPVLIQGETGVGKELIARAVSCIYDKFITVNCSAIPENLFESELFGHTRGAFTGAQAERIGLFEAADGGAIFLDEIGDMPLHTQVKLLRVLQNKEIRPIGANQSKHVDVRIVAATNRDLKQAVKEKKFREDLFYRLNVIPLKISPLRERKEDIEDLANYFIKQYQAEEETYTLSDKALRRLQSHNWPGNIRELENVIQRALCFANSGELQPEDFQIENENNIVTTEVAPEKQPLNISMAASNLASSSATRYDEFREMQLEQERIFLKGKIQENNGSVSATAEKLGLLRTALYNRLNRLGISVKDL
- the proC gene encoding pyrroline-5-carboxylate reductase → MVNKIFFAGTGNMGGAILRGLLQAGNDPKSIFFFDPSDKAAAEVTALGCVRVKNFAEGVKKADVTFLCVKPQIFKLVAAEWKTAVKAIKTTKTFISIMAGVTRAALIDVLGTKNQVLRVMPNLPLTVGKGSVGLATDGVTEATLATAEKIFGNIGVTCRVAESLMDAVTGLSGSAPAYVFEFIEGLTRGGVKAGLTRDVALKLALGTIEGSVELVKKSGKSPSDLCAMVCSPAGTTIAGINALEEGAFRSTLIKAVVAGTDRSKELGK